In Verrucomicrobiota bacterium, the sequence TTGCGCGGTTTGCAGGGCTACCCTACCCTTGCAGGAGTGGATACCCCGCATTGGCCCGGCTCCTTGATCAAAACGCGTGCGGCGATCGGGTCATTCGGCAGGCGCGTCGTCTTCGAAGACGACGATTTTCTGGTCATCGATAAACCGCCTCACTGGATGGTTCACCCCACCAAACCGGGTGGACCTCCCACGGTCTGGGACGAATTACGCGAACTCCTTGCCTACGAACTGCTCGGAGGCGGCCAGGTCTCGTTTGTAAACCGGCTGGATCGCGAGACCAGCGGCCTGATCCTCGTCGCCAAGAACCGGGCCACCGCCCGCTGCCTTTCCCACCGGATTGAGCGGTCGGAAATTTCAAAGGTTTACCTGGCGATCTGTTGGGGAGAAGCACCCGCTCCAGCCTTCACCATCGACGCACCCATCCTGCGGCAGGGCCGCGTCCGGCCGAGCCGGATCTGGCTGAAACGATGCATCGATCCGGGCGGCGACCCGGCCGTGACGCATTGCCGCCGGCTCGCGGGCTGGATGGCTGACGGGCGATCGTTCAGCCTGATCGAAGCGCGTCCCCTGACCGGCCGCACCCACCAGATCCGGGTTCATTTGCAGTCGGCCGGTTTACCGATCGTGGGTGACAAGATTTACGGGCCGGATGAAAACCTGTACCTGGATTTCATCGAGACCGGGTGGACTCCGCGCCTCGCGGCCGAACTGTTACTGGATCGCCACGCCCTGCACGCCGGTGGGCTTGCCTTTACCCTCCACGGACAAAATTACGAATTTACCGCCCCGCTGCCTGCCGACTTACGAACCCTGCTTCGATAGGCAGCTTGTATCGGTTTGCGAGTCACTGTGAAAACGAAGACTAACACATGAAGCCCGAGGCAACCTGCATTACAAAGGTAACCATGATGCACTCTTTGGCGTCTGGATTCCTCTTAACCTGCGCGCTTTTGACCGGTGAAGCACGCGCGGCCGGCTTGCCCGCCGGCCCGCCGAACGACCGGCCACTTAAAGCGTTCGTTACCTCCGTTGGTGAGGACCGCCGCATCACTTTTCGGCTCTTCGCGCCCAATGCCAAAGCCGTCTCGGTCGTCTTCAAAAGGCTCGACCCGGCCGCGGCGGCGCCCATCCCGCTGGTGCGCAACCAGGATGGCGTCTGGAGCGTGACGGGCGACCCGGTCGAGCCAAACCTGTACGAGTACTACTTCGACGTCGACGGGTTTCGCACGATCGATCCGGGCACCAACTCTCCAAAGCCTCAGCGGCAGGTGAACACCAGCCTCATCCTTGTGCCCGGCAGCCTGCTGGACACTCGACGCGTCCCGCACGGTGACCTTCGCCTCGTCACCTTGCGTTCAAAGGCGCTCGATACCGAGCGGCAAATGTTCGTCTACACGCCCCCCGGCTACAGCGACGCTTCCGCTCACTTGCCCGTCCTTTACCTTTATCACGGCTTCGGGGACACCGTGGAATCCTGGGTCAAACAAGGCCGCGCCCCCCAGATCCTCGACAACCTTCTGGCTGCGGGACGGATTCAACCCATGATCGTGGTCATTCCGGACACCGAAACCGACATTCCGGAGGCCATCCCGGAAAACTTCCCCGCCGGCGAGCGCCGCAAGACCTTTTACCCGCTGAATGCCAAGGCGGCCGACCGTGAACTGATTGAGGATCTCATCCCTTACATGCAGGCCCATTATCGGGTCCGGGATGAGGCGGATGGACGCGCGATCGCCGGGCTGTCGCAGGGCGGCTATCAGGCGCTGGTTTCCGGCCTCTCCCATCTGGATACCTTCGCCTGGGTGGCCACCTTCAGCGGCGTGAGCACGGTGACGGTGCCGGATGAGGGGGTTGCGGCAGCTTTGGCCGATCCGGATCGGGTTAATAAAGCGTTACGCGATTTTACGGTGACGGTCGGTTCGGAGGATACCGTCACGGGCAAGGATGTTGCCGGCCTTAAAGCCATTCTCGATGAAAAAAAAATCGCCTACCGGTACCACGAATATCCCGGCCTCGGCCATGAAATGGACGTATGGCGCCCATCCTTGATCGCCTTTCTGCCGGAACTTTTCAGGCCATAAACCCGGCACTCACGATCGCATTCCGAACCCCCCTCTTCCCGCCACCCGCCACCCGACACCCAACACCCGGCATCCCCACTCCTCCTACCCGGCACTCGCCGCCCCTTCCTCCATCTGCCGGCGGCGGCGCTCCATCCATCGTTCGGCCTCCTGCTGCATCCGCAACAGGCGCCGGTCCAAAGCCTGTTGCTCGCACTGCAATTGAAAGATCTCCGCCTCCAGCTCGTTCCGCAGCTCCTGCGCAACTGCCCGCCGGTGCGACGCCGTTGTCGCCCGGAACCGCCATGACCGGCGTTCGGCCAGGATGACCAGCGCGCGTTCCAGCATCGCCAGCCGCGCCCGCGCCTCGCTGGCCAGCTCCAGCAGCTCCGAATAACGAAGCTGCTTTGTCCCCACCCGGTCGCAACGCGCCAGGATAACTTCCAGCGTGAAAACGTCGCCCGCGTGGTACGCAGCCTGGGTTTGATGCCACAACTCCAACTCGGCCCGGGAGAGCAATCCCCTGGCATCCGGGTGCAGACGCCTCACGATCTTGCGGTACAACTTTTTCACCCGCGTGCCTACGTCCTCCCTGAGCTCAGCGCGGGCGATGTCCTCCTGATCCGAGAAATCCGCCTCATCGGGATCGGCATCCCCGGCCCGGTCCGAAAATCCGTGCCCTCGTCCACCCGCGGCGCCGCCCGGCTCATCGTGTGCGGATTCCGAGCCGTCCCCGGCAACCGTCCAGGTTTTCCGAGCCCACGATTGGTCATCCGCTTGCGGCTGGTCGATTTCCCGCCAGAAACGTTCGACTTCTGCCGGGATCACGCACCGGCCGCTTTCAATCGCCGTAAACCAGAAAAGCGCTTCACCCTCGTGATAGCCGCCGCGCTCCCGTAAGGCATGCACGAGGCGGAGCCGGGCCCGCAACAACTGCGCGATGTCCTGCGCTTCGCGTTTGCGGGATAACAGGTCGGCGCAGACCAGACTTTCCCACTGGCGAAAAGCCGGCAGATCAAACTGATCGTGGTCGCTGATCTGCCGCTCCAGCGTCTGAATATCCGCCCGCAGGGCGTCAAGTTGCGCCTTGCACGCCCGGGTTAACGCTTCGTTGTCGAGGATCAGTAACGCCCACTCCATGCGCCGGGAATCAGAAGATTTGAACCGTCATGCCGCCGGTGACCTGGCTGATCACGCGTGCGGCGTCCCAATTGGCCAACCGGATACACCCATGGCTGGCCGAACGGCCAATCGTGTCCGGACTGTTGGTGCCATGGATCCCGATCCCGCGTTTGTTGAGGCCGATCCAGACCACGCCCACCGGATTCCGAGGGCCCGGCGGCAGGTTATAATAGTTTTCACTCCGCTCCCCATGCTGCAGCATGGCTTCATCCCAGCGGAACCACGGCAGCGTGGAGATACCGACGATCTTCCATGTGCCGATCGGAGCCGGCAACCGTTTCGAGCCGGGGGTGATCGGGAACGAGCAAATCAGCTTTTCGCCGTCGAAGACGTCCAGCATGTGGTAATGCGTGTCGACTTTGACAACGCGGGTCGCGAACTGCGAATTGGACGGCAGGTGCGCCACTTCTTTCATCGTCTCGATCTGGAAAGGCTGCACGTTGGGTACGCGCACCGAGTCGCCGGGCTTCAGTCTATCGAGGTTTACGCCTCGGTTAAGCTTTGCGATGAACTCCGGATCGGCGTGGAATCGCTCACCTAAAAACTCGGCCATTGACCGGTAATTCAAGGCCTTGAGGTGCGCCTCGTCCTTAGGTTTGGACGGCAAGGTCGGGTCAATGCGGGTCAAATCTTCCGCCGCCACGGCGTAAGTTGTGTAGATTGGGAAGATCCTTTCTAACTCCTCCTGCATCGCCCGATCAATCTGGCCGGTCGGTTTCTGCCCGTTCGCAACCTGGTAGCGGATCAGCGCCTTGCCGGTGAATTCTCCCCACCTGCCGTCGATTTTTCCCGGCCCGAAGCTGCGCTGATCCAAAAAGATCTGCAGCCGGGTAATGAGCTCTTGCGATGATGCCGGCAGCGCGCGGGGCACCTGGGCCGTCTCGCCGGGAGACGCCACGGTCGGTTGCGGTACGGGCGGCGTCCAAGGTTGTGCCGGCGCATTTGGGTTCGGCGCAGGGCTGACGTTTCCGCTCGGGGCAGGCGTCCCCGTGGGCGGCACCAGGGTCGGATTGGCGAACACCGGGGTCGGCGACGGCGCGGCTGAATCTGCGGGAGCCGGCGTGGCGCCCGGAGCCGGTGTGAGGTTCGGAACCGGTGTGTAATCTGACGCCGGTTCGGCGCGCCGGACGCTCGGAGATGGCGTCGGAGACGGACCTTGGGCGGGGGCGTTCATCGCCGATGCGAACGCGAGAACCCCAAGGCTGGCAAGACAAAGTAACTTACGGAGCAACATAAATCATGAATGACGCAGGCGCGCGGAGTATACCACGTCGCCCGTGGCTGCCAAGCATCACAGATTAAGGGCACACGGCGGCCACAGCGGGTTTGGCGGGCACGACGACTGAGTTCACACGGCGACCACGGCGAGCCACGGCGGAAAGAGGAGAGAGTTCGGAGCTCGGGGTTCGGGGTTCGGAGTTCGGAGTGGCATCGTGGGGGGTGGGTGCGAGTGTCAGCCTTAGAGTTACCGCCAGGTCCTCTTAATCTGTGTCAATCTGTGTAATCTGTGAATGCTTTCCTCTTTTCTGCGTTCTTCTGCGTGTTCTGCGGATGATTCTGTCTTTCCGCCGTGGTCGCCGTGGCTCGCCGTGTTCGCCGTGTGAACTCAGTCGTTGTGCCCGCCCTCCTCGCCGTGCCCGCCGTGTGACGGCGCTTGCGTTTGGCGGAATCAAACTGAAACTTTCAAGGCATTCATCCGCCCGGCTAGGGCAGTCACTACGATGAAACCTTACCTATCGCTCGCCGCAGTTTTAGTTGCCGTCCTCACTGGTCTGCTCCTGGTTCCGGCGGCACGCGACTACCTTGTCCCGATTGCCGCGGCTGCCTTCATGCTGTCCCTCCTCGTCCTGGTCCTTTCGCTGGCCGGACGAACCAAGCCTGCTGCCGCACCGGAACCTGCTCCGGTTGAAGCCGCTGCGCCGTCCCCTCCCCCGCCGGTGGTCGTCCCACCACCGACCCCGGCGGTAAATCCGGCGGAAGCAGAAGTCGTCGCCTTTTTCGCCCTCCTTCAGGAGAAAGGCCGCTTCGTCGATTTTCTCATGGAAGATCTTACCCCTTATGATGACGCCCAGGTCGGGACGGCGGCGCGGGTGGTTCATCAGGGGTGCAGACAGGTTTTGCAGGAATCTTTTAAGATCACCCCGGTCGCCAATGCCGAGGAAGGATCGCAGGTCACCGTGCCGGCCGGCTACGCCGCCGATGAGTACCGGATCGTCGGCAAACTCAGCGGAGACCCACCCTTCACCGGCAAGCTGATCCACAAAGGCTGGAAGACCGAATCCGTCAAACTCCCGCGGCTCGTGAATACCGGCCGGGAACGCCTGCCGGCGATCGCCCCTGCAGAAGTCGAAATCAAGTAGGGCCGCGCCGCCCCCCATTCGCCGGTCCGAATAAGCGTTTTTACCTAACCAAATGAGCGCACGTTTCAGTCTTGGAATTGATCTGGGCACCAGCAACAGCGTGGTTGCCGTCGAGGATCTCGAGACCGGCCGCACCGCCATCGTCGAAATCACGCAACTGCTCGCTCCCAATCAGGTCGGGGAAAAGCCGTTGCTTCCCTCGGCGCTTTACATCCCCCACCCGGACGAATTTCCGGAGAACGCCTCGCGGTTGCCATGGACAAAAAGTGCTTCGGAAACGATCGTCGGCCAGTTTGCGCGCGATCACGGCACCCTGATCCCGGACCGTTTGATTACGTCGGCCAAATCGTGGCTGTCGAACGTCCACATCGATCCGAAAAAGCCGGTCCTGCCCTGGAAATCCGATATCAAACAACAGAAACTCTCTGCGTTCGAATGTTCCCGGCGCATCCTCGAGCACATGAAAGAGGGCGTCCTGTACGCGGAAAACGCCCAAGGCCGCAAGTTGAACCTGGCGGAAGCCCAGATCGTCCTCACAGTTCCCGCCTCCTTTGACGAAGTCGCTCGCAACCTGACGTCCGAGGCCGCAGACGCCGCCGGGTTCGGCAAGGTGGTGTTGCTTGAAGAACCGCAGGCAGCCTTCTACGCCTGGACGGCGCAGGCCGGCAGCGACTGGCGGCGCCAGGTCAGTCCCGGAGATATTATCCTCGTCTGCGACGTCGGCGGCGGCACCGCGGATTTTATCCTGATCGCCAT encodes:
- a CDS encoding RluA family pseudouridine synthase — protein: MDTPHWPGSLIKTRAAIGSFGRRVVFEDDDFLVIDKPPHWMVHPTKPGGPPTVWDELRELLAYELLGGGQVSFVNRLDRETSGLILVAKNRATARCLSHRIERSEISKVYLAICWGEAPAPAFTIDAPILRQGRVRPSRIWLKRCIDPGGDPAVTHCRRLAGWMADGRSFSLIEARPLTGRTHQIRVHLQSAGLPIVGDKIYGPDENLYLDFIETGWTPRLAAELLLDRHALHAGGLAFTLHGQNYEFTAPLPADLRTLLR
- a CDS encoding esterase family protein codes for the protein MMHSLASGFLLTCALLTGEARAAGLPAGPPNDRPLKAFVTSVGEDRRITFRLFAPNAKAVSVVFKRLDPAAAAPIPLVRNQDGVWSVTGDPVEPNLYEYYFDVDGFRTIDPGTNSPKPQRQVNTSLILVPGSLLDTRRVPHGDLRLVTLRSKALDTERQMFVYTPPGYSDASAHLPVLYLYHGFGDTVESWVKQGRAPQILDNLLAAGRIQPMIVVIPDTETDIPEAIPENFPAGERRKTFYPLNAKAADRELIEDLIPYMQAHYRVRDEADGRAIAGLSQGGYQALVSGLSHLDTFAWVATFSGVSTVTVPDEGVAAALADPDRVNKALRDFTVTVGSEDTVTGKDVAGLKAILDEKKIAYRYHEYPGLGHEMDVWRPSLIAFLPELFRP
- a CDS encoding L,D-transpeptidase family protein, whose protein sequence is MNAPAQGPSPTPSPSVRRAEPASDYTPVPNLTPAPGATPAPADSAAPSPTPVFANPTLVPPTGTPAPSGNVSPAPNPNAPAQPWTPPVPQPTVASPGETAQVPRALPASSQELITRLQIFLDQRSFGPGKIDGRWGEFTGKALIRYQVANGQKPTGQIDRAMQEELERIFPIYTTYAVAAEDLTRIDPTLPSKPKDEAHLKALNYRSMAEFLGERFHADPEFIAKLNRGVNLDRLKPGDSVRVPNVQPFQIETMKEVAHLPSNSQFATRVVKVDTHYHMLDVFDGEKLICSFPITPGSKRLPAPIGTWKIVGISTLPWFRWDEAMLQHGERSENYYNLPPGPRNPVGVVWIGLNKRGIGIHGTNSPDTIGRSASHGCIRLANWDAARVISQVTGGMTVQIF
- a CDS encoding DUF2760 domain-containing protein, with amino-acid sequence MKPYLSLAAVLVAVLTGLLLVPAARDYLVPIAAAAFMLSLLVLVLSLAGRTKPAAAPEPAPVEAAAPSPPPPVVVPPPTPAVNPAEAEVVAFFALLQEKGRFVDFLMEDLTPYDDAQVGTAARVVHQGCRQVLQESFKITPVANAEEGSQVTVPAGYAADEYRIVGKLSGDPPFTGKLIHKGWKTESVKLPRLVNTGRERLPAIAPAEVEIK